One window of Salvelinus fontinalis isolate EN_2023a chromosome 19, ASM2944872v1, whole genome shotgun sequence genomic DNA carries:
- the LOC129816191 gene encoding uncharacterized protein DDB_G0271670-like, producing the protein MRLNSRVHTPEPIIQLQLQSSYSTATLQLQSSYSPATVQLQLQFSYSPATVQLQSSSSYSLATVQRQSSYSPATVQLQSSSSYSPATVQLQSSSSYSPATVQLQFSYSPATVQRQSSDSPATVQLQSSSSYSPATVQLQSSYSSAPATVQLQSSYSPAPATVQLQSSYSPAPAPVQLQYKLQSSYSPAPATVQRQLQLQSSYSPATVQLQSSSSSSYSPATVQLQSSSSSSYSPATVQATVQLQSSSSYSPATAPATVQLQSSYSPATVQLQLQLQSSYSTATVQLQSSSSSSYSPATVQLQSISQRLHGKLLCCLFILTVSSVRC; encoded by the coding sequence ACTCAACAGCAGGGTCCATACACCAGAACCAATAATCCAGCTCCAGCTACAGTCCAGCTACAGTACAGCTACACTCCAGCTACAGTCCAGCTACAGTCCAGCGACAGTCCAGCTCCAGCTACAGTTTAGCTACAGTCCAGCTACAGTCCAGCTACAGTCCAGCTCCAGCTACAGTTTAGCTACAGTCCAGCGACAGTCCAGCTACAGTCCAGCTACAGTCCAGCTACAGTCCAGCTCCAGCTACAGTCCAGCTACAGTCCAGCTACAGTCCAGCTCCAGCTACAGTCCAGCTACAGTCCAGCTACAGTTTAGCTACAGTCCAGCGACAGTCCAGCGACAGTCCAGCGACAGTCCAGCTACAGTCCAGCTACAGTCCAGCTCCAGCTACAGTCCAGCTACAGTCCAGCTACAGTCCAGCTACAGTTCAGCTCCAGCTACAGTCCAGCTACAGTCCAGCTACAGTCCAGCTCCAGCTACAGTCCAGCTACAGTCCAGCTACagtccagctccagctccagtccAGCTACAGTACAAGCTACAGTCCAGCTACAGTCCAGCTCCAGCTACAGTCCAGCGACAGCTCCAGCTACAGTCCAGCTACAGTCCAGCTACAGTCCAGCTACagtccagctccagctccagctaCAGTCCAGCTACAGTCCAGCTACagtccagctccagctccagctaCAGTCCAGCTACAGTACAAGCTACAGTCCAGCTACAGTCCAGCTCCAGCTACAGTCCAGCGACAGCTCCAGCTACAGTCCAGCTACAGTCCAGCTACAGTCCAGCTACagtccagctccagctccagctaCAGTCCAGCTACAGTACAGCTACAGTCCAGCTACagtccagctccagctccagctaCAGTCCAGCTACAGTCCAGCTACAGTCCATCTCTCAGAGATTGCATGGAAAGCTCCTGTGTTGTTTATTTATTCTTACTGTATCCTCTGTCAGATGTTAG